The DNA region AAGGATCTCAGAGCAGTATTCAGACACATCAAGGATGCAGGCCGCAAGCCGGAAGCTCCTAAGGCACCTGAAGCTCCAAAGCATCCACTCGGTGAATTCACAGGTCTCAAGAAGTTTGAAGTAAGCAAGGATAACAAGGAACTTGCTGCTGAAGACGGCGTTCTCCTCGACAAGGAAAAGAAGGTTCTCATCGCTTACCCTGCAGGCAAGGAAGATGAAGAATTCAAGGTACCTGAAGGCGTTGAAGAGATCGGACCTCACGCATTTGAAAACAACAAGCACATCAAGAAGATCGAACTTCCTGACACTGTAAAGAAGATCGGTAAGGGTGCTTTCGAAAACTGCGAAAACCTCGAAGAAGTTAAGCTTCCTGAAGACGTAAAGGTTATCGAAGAAGATACATTCAAGGGTGCTGAAAAGCTCGAAAAGATCAACAAGCCTGAAAAGCTCGAAGTTATCAAGGATGATGCATTCAAGGGCGTAGAAAAGCTTGATGAAAAGGTTAAGGAAGAACTCAAGAAGCACGAAGATCTCAAGTACGGCGATCTCACAAAGGACAAGAAGATCGACGTAACAGACCTTTCAACGCTTGCACTCCACCTCGTTGGTGACAAGGATCTCGACAAGGATCAGAAGGTAGTTGCAAATGTTCGTGAAGACGAAGGCGTAAACCTTGCAGACCTCGCTACATTAAAGAGAAAGGTTGCAGGACACAAGGAACACTTAGGTCCTGACGCTGCAAAGGATGTTCTCGGACTTGACGAGGAAGAAGCAGAAGAAACTGCTGAATAATCCACACCATTATACCACCGTATAATAATATAATAATCAGTCGAAACGCCCTCCGTGTTTTTACGCGGAGGGCGTTTTGCTGTTGACGCAGATCTGAGAGCGTGGTATAATTACTATATTCTATGTGTGTGAAAATAACATATAATGATCATATACGGGGATAAGGGGGGGATATAAAACTGACACGAATACAGAAACGGTTTCTTCTGTGGTTTTTGTGGCCGGTGGCCGTTATATTTATCAATATGGTTCTGTCTGTAAAAGTCAGTTTATATATCTCCTATCTTCATGATCTTTCGTCCGTTATTTTCGGAACGCTGATCATGATGTGGGGAAGAGGAATCCGCAGCCGTGTCATACACAAACGCACACGAAACTGCCTTACGGGTGTTTCCTGGACTTTGTTTTCGCTTTATCTGATACGTGTATGCCGCTGGGAGTTTTTCGGACAGACGCCGTTTCTTGACCACATATGCTGGTACTTCTACTATATGGTGTTTATCACTGTACCATTGCTTTCTTTTCACGCGGCGGCCGGTATAAGCAGGGAGCAGAATTCCTGCAATACTGTTCTGAAACTCGCCTGGATATCCGGAGTGTTACTGACAGCTGCAACTGCCACGAATGGTATTCATGGAATGCTTTTAAAATTCGGTGACGAGGACAGCTACACCCACGGCAGGCTTTTTTATGTGCTGACTGCTTATTCAGTTCTTATGTCGTTCGGAGTACTGATCGTTCTGATTCGCTGCTGTCGTCTTTCAAAATGCTGGAATCAGATATATGTGCCGCTTCTTATGAGCGGGGCAGGAATGGCAATGCTTGTATGGTACAATATAGTCGGCGGATCGCCGAGGATCTTTGATATAAAGCTTTTTTACATGCAGGATTCCTATTCGCTGATCGTCACCGGACTCTGGGAAGGATGCATGATCATCGGTATTCTTCCTTCCAATTCAGATTACCGGCAGATATTCGAGCAGTCTCACATAAATGCAGTGCTTAAGGAAAATAACGATACAGTGTGGTATTCTTCAGTGCAGGTACAGAGTGACGAGCATGGTGCTGATCTTATTGAGCATCAGAAACCGGTCGCAGGAGGAAACATCACCTGGACGGAGGACCTTCACGCCATACGTTCACTGCAGAATGAGCTCGCTGAGGCAAACGAGATACTTGAAGAGGAAAATGACCTTATCGAGGAGGAAAACCGTATTACTGCTGAACGTCTGCAGTACGAGATAAAGAATCGTCTGTACGATGAGATAGCTGCACATACTCACGGTCAGCTTGAAGAAATTGCAGGTACATTTACTGATACAAAGACTTTTACAGACGGACTTGTCCGTTCACTGCTGCTTGGAACCAGTGTCAAGCGCGTTTCGAATCTCATGATACTTACCGATGCAAACAAGTTTCTTTCATCAGACGAACTTGTTCTTGCACTGCGCGAGACCATGGAAAACTTCAGACTCACAGGCGCCGACTGTGAGTTAAGGCAGGGAGAAACCAGACAGTATCCGTCAGGTGTACTGCTTGCTGTATATGATGCCGTGGCTGCCACTGCAGTAGCTGTTTCAGGAATGTGCAGTGCATTCAGCGTTTCAGTCACACTGGATGATGACACGCTTCTTGTCATTGAAACGGATGCAGAAGATCCTTATGCGGGGGCATCCGGAATATTGAATAAAGCCGGTATCAGGTTTTCGGTTTCAGAATCTGACGGCACGCAGATCCTTTCGACAGGAGGTGCGGTTCATGGATTACTATAGCTGGGATGCCCTGCAGGGCGTGCTGATGCTGATTGCTTTTATGTTTGTTTTCACCTGGACATATCTGCTTATTCGCCTTGTTCAGATAAAGATTTGCGGAAAACAGTGTGCGGCCATCTCGCTCTGCGCTGTGCTGTCGTATCTGTTCTACCATAATCTTCGTGAACATATCAGCGAATGGCCGTTACGGGTTTGCATAATAAGCTTTTCGTTCCAGACCGTGGTTGCCTTTATCACGGCAGTGTTTATTTACCGACAGGAAAAGACACATCTTTCCGCCATGTCGTTCCGCGAAGGATTCGACACTTTACCGGCCGGACTTTGCTTCTATACTGCCGGCGGCATGCCGAAAATGGTAAACTACCGTATGGACAGCCTGTATTTTAATATAACGGGCGAGCATCTTTCAAACGGTGAGGAATTCTGGCAGAAGCTTTCTGACGGAGCGTATCAGTGCAGTGTTTCAGGCGGGAAACAGCCGATCATCTGTCTGCCGGACGGAACAGCTTTCAGTTTTATGCACAGTGTAATAAAGGTGAGAAACGAGGATGTTTACGAGCTCATCGCCTCTGACATCACCGGTCTTTATAATCTGGCAAAGGAGCTGGAGGAGAAAAAGAAGCGAAGCCAGCAGATCAATGCCCGCCTCAGAGCTCTCAATTCCACTATGCGCTACGTTATCATGGAAAAAGAGCTTCTGGCTATCAAGACGAGGATACACGACGAGCTGGGACAGTCACTTCTGCTGGGACGCCGCTATCTCGCATCGCCTGACAAGGTGGATGCAGACCAGATGCTAAAACAGTGGAAAAATACATTCGGACTGCTTCTTTACGAGGAACGTGAGGACTGGCAGAAGCCATACCTGGTAAACACCAGAAGGGCGGAGCTGCTGGGGGTAAAACTCACTGTGGAAGGAGTTCTTCCTGAGGAAGAGCATCTCATAGCAGTCATAGACACAGCGATAGCCGTACATACCACCAACGTTCAGCGCCATGCGGAAGGAACCGAGGCGTATATACGAATCACGGAGGATGAACGGTTTTATAATATTTATTTTACCAACAACGGCAAAGCGCCGGAAAAAGGTATAAGGGAATCAGGAGGACTGCTTAATCTCCGCAGAATGGCGGAGCGTGCAGGCGGCGGTAT from Ruminococcus sp. HUN007 includes:
- a CDS encoding leucine-rich repeat protein; this encodes MKSNKIIAGVSALVMAAANIAAVSAQAVEEEAVKKAEVTTTVAPAAEEAKAEEAEKPAPPAPAEEVKPEEKAEKEEKAEEKPAKPEKEEKAEEEKPAKPEKEEKAEEEKPAKPEKEEKAEEEKPAKPEKEEKAEEEKPAKPEKEEKAEEKPAKSEKEEKAEEEKPAKPEKEEKAEEEKPAKPEKEEKAEDEKPVPPAPAEEVKFNADVIKLIQDFVSNISSLLPDFTEFEGFEVSEDFGVKDLRAVFRHIKDAGRKPEAPKAPEAPKHPLGEFTGLKKFEVSKDNKELAAEDGVLLDKEKKVLIAYPAGKEDEEFKVPEGVEEIGPHAFENNKHIKKIELPDTVKKIGKGAFENCENLEEVKLPEDVKVIEEDTFKGAEKLEKINKPEKLEVIKDDAFKGVEKLDEKVKEELKKHEDLKYGDLTKDKKIDVTDLSTLALHLVGDKDLDKDQKVVANVREDEGVNLADLATLKRKVAGHKEHLGPDAAKDVLGLDEEEAEETAE
- a CDS encoding sensor histidine kinase, encoding MDYYSWDALQGVLMLIAFMFVFTWTYLLIRLVQIKICGKQCAAISLCAVLSYLFYHNLREHISEWPLRVCIISFSFQTVVAFITAVFIYRQEKTHLSAMSFREGFDTLPAGLCFYTAGGMPKMVNYRMDSLYFNITGEHLSNGEEFWQKLSDGAYQCSVSGGKQPIICLPDGTAFSFMHSVIKVRNEDVYELIASDITGLYNLAKELEEKKKRSQQINARLRALNSTMRYVIMEKELLAIKTRIHDELGQSLLLGRRYLASPDKVDADQMLKQWKNTFGLLLYEEREDWQKPYLVNTRRAELLGVKLTVEGVLPEEEHLIAVIDTAIAVHTTNVQRHAEGTEAYIRITEDERFYNIYFTNNGKAPEKGIRESGGLLNLRRMAERAGGGMKIRSLPAFEMALKLPKEKITEDFGDYELSGAYCGRLQDDTSDV